Proteins from a single region of Gammaproteobacteria bacterium:
- a CDS encoding EAL domain-containing protein, with amino-acid sequence MNKAQPPLAPRNLDSIARLLRSRTNRYAWIGLGIALAALLLGTLLSTLFQSGGISLAAMSEAQTSNPALWLLDGMPFLFLLWGQYVGTLLSYQAGAMVLDETRDLRERAHALEFQLTRQQVAGPQLGLPNRQSLIAALREVGGHDSNGALLVFDCPQYMDLRYTGGEATAEELLRHMISRVQSVMRESDLLTQYDSSDFAVLMRKTGDGEDPMRLAGRIQLALDTPVSLAVGAVSIRTHIGIAIVSEHGTEATALLRRAETAKFAAATLGRDTLLYAPRFEAEYAERPRLAAELHGALAHEGLTDEYRLQRPLSPKLPTRLRLAPVWPHPRRQRLEETEFLDLPDRLSLIYGLTLWQLSQALSRSIAWARPEGRPQVAVRLGDNALALNDLAPSVLRLLAAHDVGARSLALELSEVSLIRHHEHAHRQLQVLRNEGIEICLVGFGATGTSASTPLYYAISQVALCPRLLHAAVTQPAARTVLSAHVELARKLGLAIVASGLENEAQLELVRELGCDWADGDYIAEASPAIEVARLLAA; translated from the coding sequence ATGAACAAGGCCCAGCCGCCCCTAGCGCCGAGGAATCTGGACAGCATCGCCAGACTGCTGCGCTCGCGCACCAATCGCTATGCCTGGATCGGCCTGGGCATCGCCCTGGCGGCGCTGCTGCTGGGCACGCTGTTATCCACCCTGTTTCAGTCGGGTGGGATCTCACTGGCGGCGATGAGTGAGGCACAGACCAGCAATCCCGCGCTGTGGCTGCTCGACGGCATGCCGTTCCTGTTCCTGCTGTGGGGGCAGTACGTCGGCACGCTGCTGTCGTATCAGGCTGGCGCGATGGTGCTCGACGAAACCCGCGATCTGCGTGAACGTGCCCATGCCCTGGAATTCCAGCTGACGCGTCAGCAGGTCGCCGGCCCCCAGCTCGGTCTACCGAACCGTCAGTCGCTGATCGCCGCGCTGCGCGAAGTCGGCGGCCACGACAGCAATGGCGCGCTGCTGGTCTTCGACTGCCCGCAGTACATGGACTTGCGCTATACCGGCGGCGAAGCCACCGCCGAAGAGTTGCTGCGCCACATGATCTCGCGGGTGCAGTCGGTGATGCGCGAATCCGATCTGCTCACGCAGTACGACAGCAGTGACTTTGCCGTGCTGATGCGCAAGACCGGTGACGGCGAAGACCCGATGCGCCTCGCCGGTCGCATCCAGCTGGCGCTGGACACGCCGGTGTCGCTGGCGGTCGGTGCCGTATCGATCCGCACGCATATCGGCATCGCCATCGTTTCCGAACATGGCACCGAGGCGACGGCCCTGTTGCGTCGTGCCGAAACCGCCAAATTCGCCGCCGCGACGCTCGGCCGCGACACATTGCTCTACGCCCCACGCTTCGAAGCCGAATACGCCGAACGACCGCGTCTGGCCGCGGAACTGCATGGCGCCCTCGCACACGAAGGGCTCACTGACGAATATCGCCTGCAACGCCCGCTCTCGCCCAAACTGCCGACACGCCTGCGCCTCGCGCCGGTGTGGCCGCACCCGCGTCGCCAACGGCTCGAGGAAACCGAATTCCTCGACCTGCCCGACCGTCTCAGCCTGATCTACGGGCTCACGCTCTGGCAGCTGTCGCAGGCCCTGTCGCGCAGCATCGCTTGGGCACGACCCGAAGGGCGTCCACAGGTCGCGGTACGCCTTGGCGACAACGCCCTGGCCCTGAACGATCTGGCCCCGTCGGTATTGCGTCTGCTAGCCGCGCACGACGTCGGCGCCCGGTCACTGGCGCTGGAGTTGAGCGAGGTTTCATTGATTCGCCACCACGAACACGCACACCGGCAACTGCAGGTGCTGCGAAACGAAGGCATCGAAATCTGTCTCGTCGGCTTCGGCGCTACCGGCACGTCGGCCAGCACGCCGCTGTACTACGCAATCAGTCAGGTGGCGCTGTGCCCGCGCCTGCTCCATGCGGCGGTCACGCAACCCGCCGCACGCACGGTACTGTCGGCACACGTGGAGCTGGCGCGCAAGCTCGGCCTCGCGATTGTCGCCAGCGGTCTCGAAAACGAGGCGCAGCTGGAACTGGTGCGCGAACTCGGCTGCGACTGGGCCGATGGCGACTACATCGCAGAGGCCTCGCCGGCAATCGAGGTCGCGCGCCTGCTCGCCGCCTGA
- the gph gene encoding phosphoglycolate phosphatase (PGP is an essential enzyme in the glycolate salvage pathway in higher organisms (photorespiration in plants). Phosphoglycolate results from the oxidase activity of RubisCO in the Calvin cycle when concentrations of carbon dioxide are low relative to oxygen. This enzyme is a member of the Haloacid Dehalogenase (HAD) superfamily of aspartate-nucleophile hydrolase enzymes (PF00702).) gives MSGPSALLFDLDGTLVDTAPDLGGAANRIRRDEGLAPLPLDELRPYASQGARGLLRKALGLQTDDARYAELRQRFLDYYREDISLQSQLFAGFEPLLSAFETQGRCWGVVTNKPTDLAEPLMRALGLADRAACLVGGDSAAKPKPAPDPLLMACRQIGREPADCLYVGDDRRDIEAARSCKMPVIAALWGYYEAGEDPYSWGADGTAASPAQLMAWLEENPETFAAPV, from the coding sequence ATGAGCGGACCCTCCGCACTGCTGTTCGATCTGGACGGCACCCTCGTCGATACGGCGCCCGATCTTGGCGGCGCCGCCAATCGCATCCGCCGGGACGAAGGGCTGGCGCCGCTGCCGCTGGACGAGTTGCGCCCCTATGCGTCCCAGGGCGCACGCGGCCTGCTGCGCAAGGCGCTGGGCCTGCAGACCGACGATGCGCGCTACGCGGAACTGCGGCAACGGTTCCTGGACTACTACCGCGAGGACATCAGCCTGCAATCACAGCTGTTCGCAGGCTTCGAACCGCTGCTGTCGGCCTTCGAGACCCAGGGCCGTTGCTGGGGCGTGGTCACCAACAAGCCGACTGACCTGGCCGAACCGCTGATGCGGGCCTTGGGTCTCGCGGACCGTGCAGCCTGCCTGGTCGGCGGAGACAGCGCCGCGAAACCCAAGCCGGCGCCGGACCCGTTGCTGATGGCTTGCCGCCAGATCGGGCGCGAGCCGGCAGATTGCCTCTATGTCGGCGACGACCGTCGCGATATCGAGGCCGCGCGATCCTGCAAAATGCCTGTCATCGCCGCTTTGTGGGGCTATTATGAGGCGGGGGAAGATCCATATAGCTGGGGAGCCGACGGAACGGCAGCGTCGCCCGCGCAATTGATGGCGTGGCTTGAGGAAAATCCTGAAACGTTTGCCGCGCCTGTCTGA
- the ubiG gene encoding bifunctional 2-polyprenyl-6-hydroxyphenol methylase/3-demethylubiquinol 3-O-methyltransferase UbiG — protein MNVNVDPREISHFSALAARWWDPQGEMATLHHINPLRLRYIDQCLNGCQGKRIADVGCGGGLVAEGLAALGAKVTGIDLAGDALDVAREHASAAGLAVDYRQISVEAFADQQAGQYDAVTCLEMLEHVPDPESVITACARLLKPGGELILSTINRNAKAFALAIVGAEWVLNLVPRGTHDYAKLIKPSELARGARRAGLEVIALRGLRYNPLLKAATLSDDVDVNYFMHVRKPA, from the coding sequence ATGAATGTGAACGTGGACCCGCGCGAGATTTCGCATTTCTCCGCCCTCGCCGCGCGCTGGTGGGACCCGCAGGGTGAGATGGCGACGCTGCATCACATCAACCCGCTGCGGCTGCGTTACATCGACCAGTGTCTCAATGGCTGCCAGGGCAAGCGCATCGCCGACGTCGGCTGCGGCGGCGGACTGGTCGCCGAAGGTCTGGCCGCGCTCGGCGCCAAGGTCACCGGCATCGACCTTGCCGGCGATGCCCTGGACGTGGCACGCGAGCATGCGAGCGCCGCCGGCCTCGCCGTGGACTATCGGCAGATCAGCGTCGAGGCGTTCGCCGATCAGCAGGCCGGACAGTACGACGCCGTCACCTGCCTGGAGATGCTCGAGCATGTGCCGGACCCGGAATCGGTGATCACCGCCTGCGCGCGCCTGCTCAAGCCCGGCGGCGAGCTGATCCTGTCGACCATCAATCGCAACGCCAAGGCCTTCGCGCTGGCGATCGTCGGCGCCGAATGGGTGCTCAATCTGGTACCGCGCGGCACCCACGACTACGCCAAGCTGATCAAGCCCTCGGAACTGGCGCGCGGCGCGCGCCGCGCCGGGCTGGAAGTGATTGCACTGCGCGGACTGCGCTACAACCCGCTGCTCAAGGCCGCGACTCTGTCGGACGACGTGGACGTGAACTATTTCATGCATGTACGCAAACCGGCATGA
- a CDS encoding TRZ/ATZ family hydrolase, whose protein sequence is MQDVDLLIVPRWIIPVEPHLTVHEDHALVVDGGRIVDLLPADFARQAYRARETLELPNQVVLPGLVNTHTHAAMTLLRGLADDLPLMSWLQDHIWPAEGRHASAAFCRAGVALAAAEMLKGGITCFADQYFFPESTVDVLRDASMRALVGVPVLEFPTPWAQNAQGYISRAVDVIEANRTHPLLGFAFAPHAPYTVGDPALERIAMLSHEMDVPIHMHVHETAFEVEDAVAQHGERPFARLKRLGLLSREFMAVHMTQLNGREIEDCATFGVSIAHCPESNLKLASGFCPVSKLLDAGVNVSIGTDGAASNNDLDLIGEMRTAALLAKGVSGNAAAFPAAQALRAATLGGARALGLEEQIGSLEPGKAADFIAIDMDQIDSVPMYDLISQIVYATGRDRVTHSYVAGRALMRGRELQTLDESAIKAEARQWQQRIIEGLQA, encoded by the coding sequence ATGCAAGACGTCGATCTACTGATCGTTCCGCGTTGGATCATTCCCGTGGAGCCGCATCTGACGGTCCACGAGGATCATGCGCTGGTGGTCGACGGTGGCCGTATCGTCGACTTGCTGCCCGCTGATTTCGCGCGCCAGGCCTATCGCGCACGCGAAACCCTGGAGCTACCGAATCAGGTTGTTCTGCCGGGTCTGGTCAACACCCATACCCATGCGGCGATGACGCTGCTGCGCGGACTCGCCGACGACCTGCCGCTGATGAGCTGGTTGCAGGATCACATCTGGCCGGCCGAGGGCCGTCACGCTTCCGCCGCGTTCTGCCGCGCCGGTGTGGCGCTCGCGGCCGCAGAGATGCTCAAGGGCGGCATCACCTGTTTCGCGGATCAGTACTTCTTTCCTGAAAGCACGGTGGACGTGTTGCGCGATGCCTCGATGCGCGCGCTGGTCGGCGTGCCGGTGCTGGAATTCCCCACGCCCTGGGCGCAGAACGCACAGGGCTATATCAGCCGCGCCGTCGACGTGATCGAGGCCAATCGCACGCATCCGCTGCTGGGCTTCGCGTTCGCGCCGCACGCGCCCTACACCGTGGGCGATCCCGCGCTGGAACGCATCGCCATGCTGTCGCATGAAATGGACGTGCCGATTCACATGCATGTCCATGAAACCGCCTTCGAGGTCGAGGACGCGGTGGCGCAGCACGGTGAACGGCCGTTCGCGCGCCTCAAGCGCCTGGGCCTGTTGTCACGCGAGTTCATGGCCGTGCACATGACCCAGCTCAACGGTCGGGAGATCGAAGACTGCGCGACCTTCGGCGTGTCGATCGCGCACTGCCCCGAATCTAATCTCAAACTCGCCAGCGGCTTCTGCCCGGTGAGCAAGCTGCTGGACGCCGGCGTCAATGTCTCGATCGGCACCGACGGCGCCGCCAGCAACAACGATCTGGACCTGATCGGCGAAATGCGCACCGCGGCGCTGCTGGCCAAGGGTGTCTCCGGCAACGCCGCCGCCTTTCCGGCGGCACAGGCCCTGCGCGCGGCCACGCTGGGCGGCGCCCGCGCACTGGGGCTGGAAGAACAGATCGGCAGCCTGGAGCCGGGCAAGGCGGCCGATTTCATCGCCATCGACATGGACCAGATCGACAGTGTGCCGATGTACGACCTGATCTCCCAGATCGTCTACGCCACCGGCCGCGACCGCGTCACCCACAGCTATGTCGCCGGCCGTGCCTTGATGCGCGGACGCGAGCTGCAGACGCTGGACGAATCCGCCATCAAGGCCGAGGCACGCCAATGGCAGCAACGCATCATCGAAGGACTCCAGGCATGA
- the mtnA gene encoding S-methyl-5-thioribose-1-phosphate isomerase, producing the protein MSSDTSSQPLATGTTVQPMIWSTGGLRLLDQRRLPQATEWIDCDSAAAVAEAIRSMAVRGAPAIGIAAAFGIVIDAQAGRDYAAAETVLLRSRPTAVNLHWALGRMRGVFDAGGDAGRLEAEAQAILVEDVTQNRRIGEFGAALLPQGARVLTHCNTGALATGGHGTALGIVRSAHAEGRIERVYATETRPWLQGARLTAWELVQEGIPGTLIADGAAASLMARGMIDAVIVGADRIAANGDTANKIGTYMLACCAARHEIPFYVAAPSGTFDLNTDSGAQIPIEERVGEELLHLAGQRTAAVGIEALNPVFDVTPAALIAAIVCEKGVIRPVSRSGVERVLGLS; encoded by the coding sequence ATGTCCAGCGATACCTCATCGCAGCCGTTGGCGACCGGCACGACCGTGCAACCGATGATCTGGAGCACGGGCGGCCTGCGGCTGCTTGATCAGCGCCGGCTGCCGCAGGCCACCGAATGGATCGATTGCGACAGCGCCGCCGCGGTGGCCGAGGCGATCCGGAGCATGGCGGTGCGCGGCGCACCGGCGATCGGCATCGCCGCCGCGTTCGGCATCGTGATCGATGCGCAGGCCGGGCGCGATTACGCCGCAGCCGAGACGGTGCTGCTGCGGTCGCGGCCGACCGCGGTGAATCTGCATTGGGCGCTGGGCCGAATGCGCGGCGTTTTCGATGCCGGCGGCGATGCCGGACGGCTGGAGGCCGAGGCGCAGGCGATACTCGTCGAGGACGTGACCCAGAACCGCCGCATCGGCGAGTTCGGCGCGGCCTTGCTGCCGCAGGGTGCGCGGGTGCTGACGCACTGCAATACCGGGGCGCTCGCCACCGGAGGGCATGGCACGGCTTTGGGCATCGTGCGCAGCGCACATGCGGAGGGGCGGATCGAGCGTGTTTATGCGACCGAGACGCGCCCCTGGCTGCAAGGCGCGCGGCTGACCGCCTGGGAACTGGTTCAGGAAGGAATTCCGGGTACCCTGATCGCGGACGGAGCCGCCGCCTCGTTGATGGCGCGCGGCATGATCGATGCGGTGATCGTTGGGGCTGACCGTATCGCCGCCAACGGCGACACCGCCAACAAGATCGGCACCTACATGCTGGCCTGCTGCGCCGCGCGTCACGAGATTCCGTTCTACGTCGCCGCGCCGAGTGGCACTTTCGACCTGAATACCGATAGCGGCGCGCAGATTCCGATCGAGGAGCGGGTCGGTGAGGAACTGCTGCATCTGGCCGGACAACGCACCGCGGCGGTCGGCATCGAAGCGCTCAATCCGGTGTTCGATGTCACGCCGGCTGCGCTGATTGCCGCGATCGTCTGCGAAAAGGGCGTGATCCGGCCGGTCAGCCGATCCGGCGTGGAACGCGTGCTGGGCCTGAGCTGA
- a CDS encoding CTP synthase, whose protein sequence is MPDAPQTRYVFVTGGVVSSLGKGIASASLAAILESRGIKVHMLKLDPYINVDAGTMSPFQHGEVFVTQDGAETDLDLGHYERFLRGKTTRASNVTTGQVYRNVIEKERRGDYLGSTVQVIPHITDEIQRCIEAGAQGADICMVEIGGTVGDIESLPFLEAIRQMGTRLGRKRAMYMHLTLVPYVKSSGEMKTKPTQHSAKELRSIGIQPDILICRTDRPLPESERRKISLFTNVASNAVISSLDLDDIYKIPSWLHQQQLDDLVVEHFGIEARRADLSQWDRVVASRDEQDVEVEVAMVGKYVDLTDAYKSLNEALNHAGRHTGTRVRIRYVEAEAIERQGGEHVLQGADAVLVPGGFGERGIEGKIAACRYARENKIPYLGICLGMQVAVIEYARNMCGLEGAHSTEMNPSTPHPVIALVTEWHDTSGKVHTRDYASYKGGTMRLGQQSARLQAGTKAREMYNAEIIGERHRHRYEFNNLYREPLEAAGLIISGETVEDQLVEMVEVADHPWFLGCQFHPEFTSTPRDGHPLFAGFIRAARHQHEAHRATAS, encoded by the coding sequence ATGCCAGACGCTCCCCAAACACGCTACGTGTTCGTAACCGGGGGCGTGGTGTCTTCCTTGGGTAAAGGCATCGCGTCCGCTTCACTCGCTGCGATTCTCGAATCGCGCGGGATCAAGGTCCATATGTTGAAACTGGACCCCTATATCAACGTCGATGCGGGCACCATGAGCCCGTTTCAGCACGGAGAGGTGTTCGTTACCCAGGACGGTGCCGAAACCGATCTCGATCTCGGCCACTACGAACGCTTCCTGCGCGGCAAGACCACGCGGGCCAGCAACGTGACGACCGGGCAGGTCTACCGCAACGTCATCGAGAAGGAACGTCGCGGCGATTATCTGGGTTCGACGGTGCAGGTGATTCCGCACATCACCGACGAAATCCAGCGCTGCATCGAAGCCGGCGCCCAGGGCGCGGACATCTGCATGGTCGAGATCGGCGGCACGGTCGGCGATATCGAATCGCTGCCGTTCCTGGAGGCGATCCGCCAGATGGGCACGCGCCTCGGCCGCAAGCGGGCGATGTACATGCATCTCACTTTGGTGCCGTACGTGAAGTCCTCGGGCGAGATGAAGACCAAGCCGACCCAGCATTCGGCCAAGGAACTGCGTTCGATCGGCATCCAGCCGGACATCCTGATCTGTCGTACCGACCGGCCGCTGCCAGAATCCGAACGGCGCAAGATCTCGCTGTTCACCAATGTGGCGTCGAACGCGGTGATTTCGTCGCTCGACCTCGACGACATCTACAAGATCCCGTCCTGGCTGCATCAGCAGCAACTCGACGATCTGGTGGTCGAACATTTCGGCATCGAAGCGCGCCGCGCCGACCTGTCGCAGTGGGACCGCGTGGTCGCCTCGCGCGACGAGCAGGATGTCGAGGTGGAAGTGGCGATGGTCGGCAAGTATGTCGATCTCACCGACGCCTACAAATCACTCAACGAAGCGCTCAACCATGCCGGCCGCCACACCGGTACGCGCGTGCGCATTCGCTATGTCGAAGCCGAGGCGATCGAACGCCAGGGCGGCGAGCACGTTCTGCAGGGTGCCGACGCGGTACTGGTGCCCGGCGGATTCGGTGAGCGTGGCATCGAAGGCAAGATCGCCGCCTGCCGCTACGCGCGTGAGAACAAGATTCCGTATCTCGGAATCTGCCTGGGCATGCAGGTGGCCGTCATCGAATACGCACGCAACATGTGCGGACTTGAAGGCGCGCACAGCACGGAGATGAATCCCAGCACCCCGCATCCGGTGATCGCGCTCGTGACCGAATGGCACGACACCAGCGGCAAGGTCCACACGCGGGACTACGCCTCATACAAGGGCGGAACCATGCGGCTGGGCCAGCAAAGCGCCCGGCTGCAGGCCGGCACCAAGGCACGCGAAATGTACAACGCCGAGATCATCGGCGAGCGCCATCGCCATCGCTACGAGTTCAACAATCTGTATCGCGAGCCCCTGGAAGCAGCAGGCCTGATCATTTCCGGCGAGACGGTCGAGGATCAGCTGGTCGAGATGGTCGAGGTCGCGGACCATCCGTGGTTCCTGGGTTGTCAGTTCCATCCTGAGTTCACCTCGACGCCGCGCGACGGACACCCGCTGTTCGCCGGGTTCATCCGTGCCGCGCGCCATCAGCACGAGGCGCATCGCGCGACCGCATCATGA
- the kdsA gene encoding 3-deoxy-8-phosphooctulonate synthase: MKTLLGRDVGIDQPLFLIAGPDTLESEDLALEVASHIKPIADRLGILYVFKGSFDKANRTSHTSYRGPGIEEGLRIMESVKSQVGVPVLTDVHEDTPVNELAAVIDVIQTPAFLCRQTNFMQKWARSGRPINVKKGQFMSPWEMAKVIDKMTAVAEHNFALCERGFSFGYNNLVVDMRGLSIMNRFAPVVFDCTHSVQLPGGQGGSSGGQREFIPVLARAAVGAGVSGLFMETHPKPDEALCDGPNSLPLSRIEELLETLVALDRVVKSVPLLEKKFAG; the protein is encoded by the coding sequence ATGAAGACGCTGCTCGGGCGAGACGTCGGCATCGATCAGCCGCTGTTCCTGATCGCCGGGCCGGACACGCTGGAATCCGAGGATCTGGCCCTGGAAGTGGCCAGTCACATCAAACCGATTGCGGATCGCCTGGGCATCCTGTACGTGTTCAAGGGCTCGTTCGACAAGGCCAACCGGACTTCGCACACCTCCTATCGCGGTCCTGGAATCGAAGAAGGGCTGCGCATCATGGAGAGCGTGAAGTCCCAGGTCGGCGTACCGGTGCTGACCGATGTGCACGAGGATACGCCGGTCAACGAACTGGCAGCCGTGATCGACGTGATCCAGACCCCGGCGTTTCTGTGTCGCCAGACCAACTTCATGCAGAAGTGGGCGAGGAGCGGACGGCCGATCAACGTCAAGAAGGGCCAGTTCATGTCGCCCTGGGAAATGGCCAAGGTCATCGACAAGATGACGGCGGTTGCCGAGCACAACTTCGCTTTGTGCGAGCGCGGCTTTTCGTTCGGCTACAACAATCTCGTCGTCGACATGCGTGGTCTGTCGATCATGAACCGCTTTGCACCAGTGGTGTTCGACTGCACGCACTCCGTGCAATTGCCGGGCGGGCAGGGCGGCTCCAGCGGTGGGCAGCGCGAGTTCATCCCGGTGCTGGCGCGCGCTGCGGTCGGTGCCGGCGTGTCCGGACTTTTCATGGAAACGCATCCCAAGCCCGACGAAGCCCTGTGCGACGGCCCCAATTCTCTGCCCTTGTCGCGCATCGAGGAGCTGCTGGAGACTTTGGTGGCGCTGGATCGCGTGGTGAAATCGGTGCCGCTGCTGGAGAAGAAATTCGCTGGATAG